In the Helicobacter typhlonius genome, one interval contains:
- a CDS encoding M15 family metallopeptidase, giving the protein MKLALLLIIIICSFAQGKDSLIEDKMRNIGLFALEEIDKDTFITRLVYDSKENFMKTNIYTPFSLHKCYLHKDMKEHMQKLAKILRRKNLKLIVYDCFRPQAAQELAWSIVPDTRYVAHPKKGSNHSRGIAIDVGLAQGNGEALSMPSAFDEFSPKAWRDYMCPQSQTQNCTHRNKLQEIMSQAGLKSIKTEWWHFELPISNKHDYPILSLP; this is encoded by the coding sequence ATGAAACTTGCCTTGCTTTTAATTATAATTATATGTAGCTTTGCGCAAGGCAAAGATTCTCTAATTGAAGATAAAATGCGTAATATTGGGCTTTTTGCACTTGAAGAAATAGATAAAGATACTTTTATCACGCGCCTTGTTTATGATAGTAAAGAAAACTTTATGAAAACAAATATCTATACACCTTTTTCTTTACACAAATGCTATCTCCATAAAGATATGAAAGAGCATATGCAAAAACTTGCCAAGATTCTAAGGCGTAAAAATTTAAAGCTTATTGTGTATGATTGTTTCCGTCCGCAAGCCGCACAAGAGCTTGCTTGGAGCATTGTGCCTGATACGCGCTATGTCGCTCACCCAAAGAAAGGCTCAAATCACTCAAGGGGGATTGCCATTGATGTGGGCTTAGCTCAAGGAAATGGAGAAGCTTTAAGTATGCCAAGCGCATTTGATGAATTTAGCCCTAAAGCGTGGCGTGATTATATGTGTCCGCAATCCCAAACACAAAATTGCACTCATCGTAACAAACTCCAAGAGATAATGAGCCAAGCTGGATTAAAGAGTATAAAAACAGAATGGTGGCACTTTGAGCTTCCTATAAGTAATAAACACGACTATCCTATTCTTTCTCTCCCATAG